One genomic segment of Linepithema humile isolate Giens D197 chromosome 5, Lhum_UNIL_v1.0, whole genome shotgun sequence includes these proteins:
- the LOC105677695 gene encoding juvenile hormone acid O-methyltransferase-like, whose protein sequence is MVNPKDYASSDDIQRYNVSRLIDEFADDLKKISGKCMDIGCGPGDVTNDILLSSLDPNAIIIGTDISQSMIEYANMTYSDEKRLGFEVLDIQTKNLPEKYVSEFNHIFSFHTLHWCKDIRQAFENIYRMLRPGGTMLTLFVASHDAHNVFELMAQDNHFASYKEDVKRCISPYFYSKNPHKEVKELLKNIKFEVCHCSHREATFSAKDSNKFLSGIMSISTFLDKMPHDLAKEFKDNFAREYMRREISYTSICDNQEQKFVLNIHKIMIVYARKVI, encoded by the exons ATGGTAAACCCAAAGGATTATGCTTCATCTGACGATATTCAAAGATACAATGTATCACGTTTAATCGATGAATTTGCTGATGATTTAAAGAAAATCTCCGGAAAATGTATGGATATCGGTTGTGGACCGGGAGATGTAACGAATGATATTCTTTTGTCATCTCTTGACccaaatgcaataataattg GTACGGATATTTCACAAAGCATGATCGAATATGCAAATATGACGTACAGTGACGAGAAACGACTTGGATTCGAAGTATTAGATATCCAAACTAAAAATTTGCCTGAGAAATATGTATCGGAATTTAACcacattttttcatttcacACTTTGCATTGGTGCAAAGACATTCG ACAAGCGtttgaaaacatttatcgCATGCTTCGACCTGGTGGAACTATGCTTACATTATTTGTAGCATCTCATGATGCACATAATGTTTTTGAACTAATGGCACAAGATAATCACTTTGCATCGTACAAggaa GACGTAAAAAGGTGCATTTCAccgtatttttattcaaaaaatccTCACAAAGAAGTAAAAgagttacttaaaaatattaaatttgaagttTGCCATTGCAGtcatcgagaagcgacattttccGCTAAAGATTCAAACAAGTTTTTAT CTGGGATAATGTCCATATCCACATTTTTGGATAAGATGCCGCATGATCTCGCAAAAGAATTCAAGGATAATTTCGCACGTGAATATATGAGAAGGGAGATTAGCTATACATCAATATGTGATAATCAAGagcaaaaatttgtattaaatatacataaaataatgatagtTTATGCAcgaaaagttatataa
- the LOC105677764 gene encoding tetraspanin-7, with protein sequence MSKRLETVATMTCLKTLLMLFNFILWGSGMLMLCIGIWMRIQLRDYVNMSVQGSGSALLAIACLGAVLSVAAILACCCTARGHPALLYLYGAFLAVVALLELGAGASVYAYRTSLNEGFDQSLNESMAAYEKDESIHTHIDVMQTTLHCCGSRSYLDWEEMIPRIKVPSSCCKEFNASADKCDTNNRNDIYTEGCYNRVLNLINSNIGVVAGTAIGVAFFPLMGIFLACCLASNINKAEYEQVA encoded by the exons ATGAGCAAGCGACTGGAGACCGTAGCCACGATGACTTGCTTGAAGACCCTGCTAATGCTCTTCAACTTTATTCTCTGG ggTTCCGGGATGTTGATGCTGTGCATCGGTATATGGATGCGCATCCAGCTGCGAGATTATGTGAATATGAGTGTGCAGGGTAGCGGATCAGCTTTGTTAGCAATCGCATGCCTAGGCGCGGTATTATCTGTCGCAGCAATACTTGCCTGTTGCTGTACTGCGCGAGGTCATCCTGCTCTACTATATCTG TACGGCGCGTTCTTGGCTGTCGTGGCATTGCTGGAACTCGGTGCAGGCGCGTCAGTTTACGCTTATCGCACGAGCTTGAACGAGGGATTCGATCAAAGTTTGAACGAGAGCATGGCAGCTTATGAAAAAGACGAATCCATACATACTCATATCGACGTTATGCAAACGACC ttGCATTGCTGCGGCAGTCGCAGTTATCTCGATTGGGAAGAGATGATTCCACGGATCAAAGTTCCTTCATCCTGCTGCAAAGAATTCAATGCGAGTGCGGATAAATGCGACACGAACAACAGGAATGACATTTATACCGAG ggaTGCTACAATCGCGTGCTGAATTTAATAAACAGCAATATTGGTGTGGTAGCTGGCACAGCGATTGGTGTAGCCTTTTTCCCGTTGATGGGCATCTTCCTGGCGTGCTGTCTAGCTAGTAACATCAACAAGGCTGAATACGAGCAGGTTGCTTAG
- the LOC136999936 gene encoding uncharacterized protein: MVTVAEDRETVVQKGLSEWWSEETEYVFQRIERWAAFARGYYRLRSQRWSKNQQATQESSGETACTPQFYSLKRSRRKSGPEETKINCCGTFNYQSNSKLDSNCLETYRYDHSIYFKTIGDIRSDKRDFRDQDEEKVSISSEELVEWDVSSLTDLITDKLVSKETCNNNRLNNLNIADTVIVEQEENRMTQNAWPIVDLSKLDLNLTNSRARDERLSHLVDQDNYGKDERQLENNNIDSLKMDKIDNENQEDESKGHERMKRFRSVRKTKRSSRNVRRPPIVGENNVVWPGILLNYTNNFDVAGNPHE; encoded by the exons ATGGTTACTGTGGCAGAAGATAGAGAAACGGTTGTACAAAAGGGCTTGTCTGAGTGGTGGAGCGAGGAGACGGAATACGTGTTTCAGAGGATTGAGAGATGGGCGGCTTTCGCACGTGGCTACTATCGTCTTCGATCGCAAAG ATGGTCCAAGAATCAGCAAGCGACGCAGGAATCTTCAGGCGAGACCGCTTGCACGCCGCAATTCTACAGTCTCAAGCGATCCAGACGAAAATCGGGTCCGGAAGAAACAAAGATCAACTGTTGCGGCACTTTCAACTATCAGTCGAACAGCAAGCTGGACAGCAACTGTCTGGAAACGTATCGATACGATCatagcatttattttaagaCCATCGGTGATATCAGGAGCGACAAAAGAGACTTCAGGGACCAAGACGAGGAGAAAGTATCCATCAGCAGCGAGGAACTGGTTGAATGGGACGTCAGCTCGCTCACCGATCTAATTACTGATAAATTGGTTTCTAAAGAGACATGTAACAACAATCGTTTAAATAATCTGAATATTGCAGACACTGTTATTGTTGAACAAGAGGAGAACAGAATGACGCAAAACGCCTGGCCAATTGTGGACCTGTCCAAACTCGACCTGAATTTGACGAACAGTCGAGCCAGAGACGAGCGGCTTTCTCATCTGGTTGATCAAGACAATTATGGAAAAGATGAGAGGCAATTGGAAAACAACAATATAGACAGCCTGAAGATGGATAAAATAGATAATGAGAATCAGGAGGACGAGTCGAAAGGCCACGAGAGGATGAAGAGGTTTCGCTCGGTCCGGAAAACCAAACGATCATCTAGGAATGTGCGGAGGCCGCCAATCGTCGGCGAAAACAATGTCGTCTGGCCGGGAATCCTTTTGAATTACACCAACAACTTCGATGTCGCTGGCAATCCTCATGAGTAA
- the Dsk gene encoding uncharacterized protein Dsk, with protein sequence MNLTLALSCMIAIMWLFCGRCKAAPGLITGMHRNLRNHPHIHGYTVEGLVKDLVEDLVGEDEDSLRLSKRQQLDDYGHMRFGKRSNGEDEEYGHPRFGRNIE encoded by the exons ATGAATCTGACTCTCGCGCTGTCTTGCATGATCGCAATCATGTGGCTGTTCTGTGGAAGATGTAAAGCAGCTCCGGGATTAATTACCGGTATGCACCGCAATTTAAGGAACCATCCACATATTCACGG ATACACCGTGGAAGGCCTCGTGAAGGATCTCGTGGAGGACCTCGTCGGCGAGGATGAGGACAGTCTGCGACTCAGTAAACGCCAGCAGCTGGACGATTACGGTCACATGAGATTCGGCAAGCGATCCAACGGCGAAGACGAGGAGTACGGACATCCGCGATTCGGCAGAAATATTGAGTAA
- the LOC105677769 gene encoding uncharacterized protein isoform X2: protein MLKKKKINPIFGSYNDEEKDTGRIVFHVPAVYGNKVKIHDWQMKTLAEPRDNVDIFPPKGNLHKSSYHKLGPEEESIGISETHDMLSQIESKDEHRPITCPRRNLLAMQSLASAEKDYEEKELQLTDILLDPMAFCQMDYRTTVNVDYRSPHPPKPKPPPLPPPPEPWLLNRRTVGYSLQDLENRCGHHTFLDDDMDLHQRIADLKMKRRKLYEILINDKQKQNSITTNELNTA, encoded by the exons Atgctaaaaaagaaaaagataaac ccTATCTTTGGAAGTTACAATGATGAAGAGAAAGATACTGGACGGATTGTGTTTCACGTACCAgcagtgtatggaaataaagtCAAAATTCACGATTG GCAGATGAAAACTTTGGCGGAGCCTAGAGACAACGTGGATATATTCCCGCCGAAGGGAAATCTTCACAAATCTTCCTATCACAAACTCGGTCCGGAAGAAGAAAGCATCGGAATTTCGGAGACACACGACATGCTGTCGCAAATCGAGTCAAAAGACGAGCACAGACCGATTACTTGTCCGCGACGTAATTTACTCGCAATGCAATCGCTCGCTTCGGCAGA AAAAGACTATGAGGAAAAGGAATTACAACTGACGGATATTCTTCTGGATCCCATGGCTTTTTGTCAAATGGATTATCGCACCACCGTGAACGTCGATTATCGATCACCTCATCCTCCGAAACCAAAACCACCACCATTGCCACCACCACCGGAACCATGGTTGTTAAATCGGCGCACTGTCGGCTACAGTCTTCAGGATTTAGAAAATCGTTGCGGACATCACACATTTTTGGATGATGACATGGACCTTCACCAAAGAATAGCAGacttaaaaatgaaaagacgTAAGCTATACGAGATCTTAATAAACGATAAACAGAAGCAAAATTCCATAACGACTAATGAATTAAATACGGCGTAA
- the LOC105677769 gene encoding uncharacterized protein isoform X1, whose amino-acid sequence MFDVFRPIYPQMVLLQQFDQFLPKTYLFLVNPSDIHYFPLHLEKPIFGSYNDEEKDTGRIVFHVPAVYGNKVKIHDWQMKTLAEPRDNVDIFPPKGNLHKSSYHKLGPEEESIGISETHDMLSQIESKDEHRPITCPRRNLLAMQSLASAEKDYEEKELQLTDILLDPMAFCQMDYRTTVNVDYRSPHPPKPKPPPLPPPPEPWLLNRRTVGYSLQDLENRCGHHTFLDDDMDLHQRIADLKMKRRKLYEILINDKQKQNSITTNELNTA is encoded by the exons ATGTTCGACGTTTTTCGGCCAATATATCCACAAATGGTGCTTCTTCAGCAATTTGATCAGTTTTTACCGAAAACGTATCTTTTTCTTGTAAATCCTTCtgatattcattattttccgTTACATCTTGAGAAG ccTATCTTTGGAAGTTACAATGATGAAGAGAAAGATACTGGACGGATTGTGTTTCACGTACCAgcagtgtatggaaataaagtCAAAATTCACGATTG GCAGATGAAAACTTTGGCGGAGCCTAGAGACAACGTGGATATATTCCCGCCGAAGGGAAATCTTCACAAATCTTCCTATCACAAACTCGGTCCGGAAGAAGAAAGCATCGGAATTTCGGAGACACACGACATGCTGTCGCAAATCGAGTCAAAAGACGAGCACAGACCGATTACTTGTCCGCGACGTAATTTACTCGCAATGCAATCGCTCGCTTCGGCAGA AAAAGACTATGAGGAAAAGGAATTACAACTGACGGATATTCTTCTGGATCCCATGGCTTTTTGTCAAATGGATTATCGCACCACCGTGAACGTCGATTATCGATCACCTCATCCTCCGAAACCAAAACCACCACCATTGCCACCACCACCGGAACCATGGTTGTTAAATCGGCGCACTGTCGGCTACAGTCTTCAGGATTTAGAAAATCGTTGCGGACATCACACATTTTTGGATGATGACATGGACCTTCACCAAAGAATAGCAGacttaaaaatgaaaagacgTAAGCTATACGAGATCTTAATAAACGATAAACAGAAGCAAAATTCCATAACGACTAATGAATTAAATACGGCGTAA
- the LOC105677769 gene encoding uncharacterized protein isoform X3, protein MALHKNKSLLSEEEIKEQMKTLAEPRDNVDIFPPKGNLHKSSYHKLGPEEESIGISETHDMLSQIESKDEHRPITCPRRNLLAMQSLASAEKDYEEKELQLTDILLDPMAFCQMDYRTTVNVDYRSPHPPKPKPPPLPPPPEPWLLNRRTVGYSLQDLENRCGHHTFLDDDMDLHQRIADLKMKRRKLYEILINDKQKQNSITTNELNTA, encoded by the exons ATGgctttacataaaaataaatctttattgtcggaagaagaaataaaaga GCAGATGAAAACTTTGGCGGAGCCTAGAGACAACGTGGATATATTCCCGCCGAAGGGAAATCTTCACAAATCTTCCTATCACAAACTCGGTCCGGAAGAAGAAAGCATCGGAATTTCGGAGACACACGACATGCTGTCGCAAATCGAGTCAAAAGACGAGCACAGACCGATTACTTGTCCGCGACGTAATTTACTCGCAATGCAATCGCTCGCTTCGGCAGA AAAAGACTATGAGGAAAAGGAATTACAACTGACGGATATTCTTCTGGATCCCATGGCTTTTTGTCAAATGGATTATCGCACCACCGTGAACGTCGATTATCGATCACCTCATCCTCCGAAACCAAAACCACCACCATTGCCACCACCACCGGAACCATGGTTGTTAAATCGGCGCACTGTCGGCTACAGTCTTCAGGATTTAGAAAATCGTTGCGGACATCACACATTTTTGGATGATGACATGGACCTTCACCAAAGAATAGCAGacttaaaaatgaaaagacgTAAGCTATACGAGATCTTAATAAACGATAAACAGAAGCAAAATTCCATAACGACTAATGAATTAAATACGGCGTAA
- the LOC105677790 gene encoding E3 ubiquitin-protein ligase RNF25, whose protein sequence is MSDAIIDERVTDEIEALKAILLDNELNIKDNDSGEPECIETILFPSTGEDSQSQYVCVTLVVRLPLGYPDVSPTINLRNPRGLDEDTVKLMQSDAEAKCKDFIGQPVMFELIELIREHLTRSNLPTDQCAVCLYGFREGDEFTKTECYHYFHSHCLAAHVAAAERYYREEQEKLPQWQQDTTNKFQAICPVCRESINCDVENLWSAPPPIDVEAATDFSVTAELRELQKQMAALYLRQQQRGGIIDLEAEGVKMLVRTDDDPAASTEEVSPPGTSLNAYSNTTSVQPVSQVHSKPTHQTQNHHHSQFQSRQVQHNHGHNNHNHGHRHRGRGRAHYRRHFDRVRHAESTPR, encoded by the exons ATGTCGGACGCGATAATAGATGAACg agTGACTGATGAAATTGAGGCATTGAAAGCAATCCTGTTGGACAATGAGCTTAACATCAAGGATAATGATag TGGAGAACCAGAATGTATCGAAACAATATTGTTTCCGTCAACTGGGGAGGATTCACAGTCACAATATGTTTGCGTTACACTAGTTGTACGATTACCTTTGGGTTATCCTGATGTTTCACCGACTATCAATCTGCGAAATCCAAGAGGATTGGATGAGGATACGGTGAAACTAATGCAATCTGATGCAGAGGCTAAATGCAAAGATTTCATAGGTCAGCCAGTCATGTTTGAATTGATTGAG ttaatacgGGAACATTTAACAAGGAGCAATCTTCCCACCGATCAGTGCGCAGTCTGTTTGTACGGTTTTCGGGAAGGAGATGAATTTACAAAAACGGAATGCTATCACTACTTTCACTCGCACTGTCTGGCGGCACATGTTGCCGCCGCTGAAAGATATTATAGAGAAGAGCAGGAGAAGTTACCGCAATGGCAACAGGATACCacgaataaatttcaa gCTATATGTCCTGTTTGCCGAGAGTCAATCAACTGCGACGTCGAGAACTTGTGGTCGGCACCTCCGCCAATTGATGTCGAGGCCGCTACCGATTTCTCTGTCACCGCCGAATTGAGAGAATTGCAGAAACAGATGGCTGCTCTGTATCTGCGGCAGCAGCAACGAGGCGGTATAATCGATTTAGAAGCCGAAGGTGTTAAGATGTTGGTAAGAACGGACGACGATCCTGCCGCTAGCACCGAAGAGGTCAGTCCTCCTGGCACGAGTTTGAACGCGTATTCAAATACCACCTCTGTGCAACCGGTTTCTCAAGTG CACTCAAAGCCAACGCATCAGACACAGAATCACCATCACTCGCAGTTCCAGTCGCGCCAGGTGCAACACAATCATGGCcataataatcataatcaCGGTCACCGACACCGAGGTCGCGGCCGGGCCCATTACCGGCGTCACTTTGACAGAGTCAGACACGCGGAATCTACTCCCAGATGA
- the LOC105677734 gene encoding myosin heavy chain, clone 203-like, producing the protein MDNLSDSFRGELDSVTSTDSLQLITDEFHLRHLSTPDVSNIELSKRVALLELENERLRVDLENVRIDLNARIAANQGLKGKITELFVEMQTVLQDKHKLQNTLTDTNNRLSTAEASAKWYQSQVHILMAGKKSLQVEIDTYQNILKQRQQAIADVNASYKKLSNEYTELAQQYQREKQEMQSTIKNLQSHIRSVNMAHDTSDGNSTGSSTDMSMMLEATEDELRNTKAELKTLEQRLLSNEIARMSMENTLSKQRVLISSMEECMQKCETEKNETADQLRKTQFEMQKLSSENETLQTSLLASKQEQSQVEDAIAHLRIQLGKMIAQYKLLKSKNAEYEEKLSTMQDLTNENRRLRTLSHKANGALLKKLREEKTKIKNLEQKLYYKQMNSQLNNMRNKTEHSLRECLQQVLSRNKDLQDRLKSVTRITDDSVDEGYGDSNSINTSSVSLDIPSPSPINSVLLNSAVDVLARSKDFGLPMQEELNTLRSTIEIFRNQCNILNQKKSFHSSLNDVIPTRDST; encoded by the exons ATGGACAATCTTTCGGATTCATTTCGAGGGGAGCTGGACTCCGTAACTTCGACAGACTCTCTTCAATTGATCACAGATGAATTCCATCTGCGACATCTCTCTACACCTGACGTCTCAAACATTGAACTGTCCAAGCGAGTCGCCCTACTGGAACTGGAGAATGAGCGGCTACGTGTAGATTTGGAAAACGTGCGGATTGATCTCAACGCTCGGATTGCAGCGAACCAGGGTCTCAAAGGCAAGATAACCGAGCTGTTTGTGGAGATGCAAACGGTGCTGCAGGACAAGCACAAACTACAAAACACGCTGACCGATACCAATAACCGTTTGTCCACGGCGGAGGCCTCCGCAAAGTGGTACCAGTCGCAGGTGCACATCCTGATGGCTGGCAAGAAGAGCTTGCAGGTGGAGATAGACACGTATCAAAACATACTAAAGCAACGACAACAAGCGATAGCGGATGTGAACGCCAGTTATAAGAAACTGAGCAATGAGTATACCGAACTCGCGCAACAGTATCAAAGAGAGAAGCAGGAGATGCAGAGTACGATCAAGAATCTGCAGTCGCATATCCGTTCCGTTAACATGGCGCACGATACGTCGGACGGAAACTCGACGGGTAGTTCAACAGACATGTCTATGATGCTGGAGGCGACTGAGGATGAGTTGCGAAACACTAAAGCCGAGTTGAAAACGCTGGAGCAGCGCCTGCTGAGTAACGAGATAGCCAGGATGTCAATGGAAAATACACTGAGCAAGCAGCGCGTCCTAATCTCGTCCATGGAGGAGTGTATGCAGAAATGCGAAACGGAGAAAAATGAAACCGCTGATCAGTTGCGAAAAACGCAATTCGAAATGCAGAAACTGAGCTCTGAGAATGAGACGTTGCAGACCTCCTTATTGGCATCCAAACAAGAGCAAAGTCAAGTGGAGGACGCGATAGCTCATCTGAGAATACAGCTGGGCAAGATGATAGCGCAGTACAAGCTCTTGAAGTCCAAGAACGCGGAATACGAGGAGAAATTGAGTACCATGCAAGATCTCACGAATGAGAATAGACGCTTGAGAACATTATCGCACAAGGCAAACGGTGCTCTGCTTAAGAAACTCAGAGAAGAAAAGacgaagataaaaaatttagagcAGAAACTCTATTACAAGCAGATGAACAGTCAACTTAACAATAtg AGAAATAAAACTGAGCATTCTTTGCGCGAATGCCTGCAACAAGTTCTATCAAGAAACAAG GATTTACAAGACCGATTGAAATCGGTGACGAGGATAACCGACGATAGTGTTGACGAAGGATACGGCGACAGCAACAGTATTAATACTTCCTCGGTTTCGTTGGACATTCCGTCGCCGTCTCCCATAAACTCAGTATTATTGAACAGCGCTGTCGACGTCCTTGCGCGAAGCAAAGACTTCGGCTTGCCAATGCAAGAAGAGCTGAACACACTTCGGTCAACGATAGAGATATTTCGAAACCAATGCAACATATTGAACCAGAAAAAGAGTTTTCATTCCAGTCTTAATGATGTGATTCCTACAAGAGATTCCACGTAG